GTAGAAAGAGGTGAAATTTTAGGAATCATAGGGGAAAGTGGCTCTGGAAAAACTACTTTAATTCATTCTATAATTAGAGCAATAAAACCTCCTGGAAAAATATCTTCTGGTAAAATATTTTATGAAGGCAGAAATTTATTATCTTTAAATGAGAATGAATTTAAAGAGATATTATGGAAAGAAATCTCCTTTGTTCCTCAAGCTAGTCAAAACACTCTTAATCCAGTTTTAACTATTTATAAAACTTTTTATTATATAGCTGAGAGTCACGGAAAGAGCGATGAAAAAGAAGTAAAAGAAAGAGCTAGTGAGCTACTTAAGTTAGTAGGCTTAGATCCTAAAAGAGTTCTTAATATGTATCCCTTTCAATTGTCTGGAGGGATGAAACAGAGGGTAATGATTGCCTTAAGCTTATTATTAAATCCTAAATTAATCCTAATGGATGAGCCTACTAGTGCTTTAGATATGCTTAATCAACAGTTAATTTTAAAACTTATTAAAGATATAAATAGAGAATTTCAAGTCACAATTATTTACGTTACACATGACATACTTAACGTAGCTCAAATAGCAAATAGACTTCTCGTAATGTATAAGGGTTATGTAATGGAAGAGGGAAAAACTGAAGAAGTCTTAAAGAATCCTTTAAACCCATATACATACCTGCTTATTAACTCAATACCATCCTTAAAAGGTGAAATAAAGGCTATCAATGTTCCAGAAGATGAAGGTATATATAATAAAGGTTGTCCTTTTTTAGGTAGATGTAGTAAGTCATTTAACAAATGTGAGGAGTTACCAGAAATGCGTAGAATAGGCAGTAGAAGTGTAAGGTGTCATTTATATGACTCTAATGCAACTTAAGAACGTTTCAGTTATTTTTGAAGATCGAGAAGGAATATTAAGAAAAAAGAAATTTTATGCACTTAAGGATATCTCATTGAATATAAATGAAGACGATTTGATTACGGTAATAGGTGAAAGTGGTGCAGGTAAAACCACGTTAGGTAGAATTATTGTTGGTTTACAGAAACCCACAAAGGGTAATGTAATATATAAAGGCTATGATATTTGGAAGGAGAAAAGAAAAATATATTCAACTTATAGAAGAGAAGTTCAGTTAATTCCTCAAGATCCTTATTCAACGTTGCCATTTAATAAAACTGTTGAGGAAATATTATCAGCACCTATACTTAGATGGGAAAAGTTAAGTAAAAATGAGCTTAAAGAACGAATGATTAGGTTATTACAATTAGTGAAATTAGTCCCTCCTGAGGAATTTTTGACTAAATACCCTCATCAACTCTCTGGGGGTCAAAAACAGAGGCTTAATATAGCTAGAAGCTTAGCCGTAAATCCTAAATTAGTAGTTGCAGATGAGCCCGTTACGATGGTTGACGCCTCATTAAGAATCGGTATATTAAATACACTAGCAGAAATAAAGAACAAATTAGGTCTTTCAATGGTTTTTATTACTCATGATATTCCAATAGCTAGATATTTTTATCATCTGATAAACCGTGGTAACACTATAGTTATGTTTGCTGGGAGAATAGTAGAGGAGGGTGACTTAGAGGAGATCTTAAGTGAACCTTTGCATCCATATACTAAGGATTTAATAAAAATAACACCATCGATAGATAATTTACATAGAGAGGAAGAAGTCAAAATAAATTACAGTAGGGTAGAGAAGGGATGTCCTTATAGATTAAGATGTCCTTTTGCAATGCCTATCTGTTCTCAAAATGAACCCTCACTAGAACAATATACGCATAAAGTTGCATGTTATCTTTATGGTAAAAAACAATAAAACCTTACTATCAACTATATACATAAATGTTTTATATGCATAAGGAAATTTACGAGGAACCTAAGGCTATAATTAATACTTTAGAAGAACTCGAAAGATACGTAAAAGATATAGTAAATGTTATCAAAAAATATGGAAGAATTTATGTAATAGGAAGCGGGACTAGTTATCACGCCTCATTATATTTTGAATTATTATTTCCTAACTCTGTTGCAATCCACGCCTCTGAATTTATTAAAAGGAAAATTAGTATCGATAACAACACGTTAGTAGTAGCGATAAGTCAATCGGGTGAAAGTAAAGACGTTATAGATAGCGTGATGTATGCGAAAAAATTAGGAGGAAAAGTCTTAGGAGTAACTAATACATTCAATAGTACTTTATATAGATTATCTGATGAAAGAATATTAACTAAAGCCGGAGAAGAGAAAGCTGTAGCTGCGACTAAAAGTTATATAGCACAGCTGACTGCGATTGCGTATCTCTTCTCGTATTATATAGGAGATGAAGAACTTAAGAAACAGATTTTGAATCTACCCAGTAAAATTTACGATACATTTGCGATGGAAGGGTTATATAAGAAGTATGGTGAGACATTGAATGAAAAAGTTATAGTATTAGGTTCTGGTATACTTTATCCTACAGCTTTAGAATCTTCACTTAAATTAAGGGAAACTGCAAATTTACTTTCAGAAGCGTTCCCCACTAGAGAATTTCTTCATGGTTATCTTCAGACGTTAGATTCTAACACAGATGTTATTGTATTAGGTGATGGCTCTGATGAGAGACAGATAGTTAAGAAACTAACTCAATATAGCAGAGTAATAAGAATATGTGAAAGCTGTGAGATTTCTGTGCCTAATATTATAGACCTGTTAAAACCTATAATATATATAATTCCAGTGCAATTCATTGCATTTTATAAAGCTTTAAAAAAAGGATTAAATCCAGATAAACCTGAAAAGTTAGTAAAAGTAGTTAAAGAGTAAGATTACAAAAAGATATTATCAATAAAATTCGATATTGTATAAATTAAAATATTATCTATATTTTAAAAATATCCGAAATATATAGAAATTTAAATAATATTATATGAAATAAACTTAAGGCATAGTTTTCATGAGCTTAACTAAAAGTAGCAACGTGATTTTAAAATAATATTTATATTTCGAGTGGTAGTTTATGTATTCATGATCGATTTAAAAAGGTACACGATATTTTTAGACTTTAATGGATTTAATTATAATGGAGAAGAAAAAATAGAGTTGACTTCAGATGAGGATAGATTAGAATTAGATAGTGTAGATATTGATATTATTAACGTTAAAGCTGACGGTAATCCAGTTAAATTTGAAGTTAAAGACGAAAAATTAATAGTATATTCCAAGGTGAGTAAAGATATAGAAATAAAATTCAAAGGGAAAGTTGCTGAGAATTCAATTTTAGGAATTTACGCAGCACCGTACGGTGAAGGAAAATATATGATAACTACTCAATTTGAAGCAGTATACGCGAGAAGATTTATTCCTTGTTTTGATCATCCCGCTTTGAAGGCTAGGTTTAAGTTGTTTGTCAGAGTTGATAAGGACCTTAAGGTTATATCCAATATGCCTATTATTAGCGTTAAGGATGAGGGGGATAAAGTAGTTTACGAATTTGATGAAACACCAAAAATGTCAACATACTTGTTATACTTAGGAATAGACGAATTTGAGGAAATTATAGATGAGAGCAGGAAACCTAAGATTATAATCGCTACTGTACCAGGTAAGTCAAGTAAGGGATATTTTGCAATGAGTGTAGCTAGGAGGGTTATAGATTTTTATGAGCAGTACTTTGAAATACCTTACCAATTACCGAAAGTACACCTAATTCAAGTTCCTGAATTTGCCGCAGGGGCTATGGAGAATTGGGGGGCTATTACTTTTAGGGAGAGTGCTTTGTTGGCTGATGATTCTTCTTCTGTTTATCAGAGGTTTAGGGTTGCTGAGGTTGTTGCTCATGAGTTGGCCCATCAATGGTTTGGTAATTTGGTTACTTTGAAGTGGTGGGATGACTTATGGTTAAATGAAAGCTTCGCAACATTTATGGCATATAAAAGCTTAAAGGATATATTTCCGCAATGGGACAGTGAAGGAGCGTTTATATTTGCGGAAACCTTGAGTGCCCTAGAAAAGGATTCTTTGTCTACTACTCATCCCATTGAGGCTAGGGTTAGGGATGTTTTTGAGATTGAGCAGTTGTTTGATGATATTAGTTATGGTAAGGGTGCTAGTGTTTTGCGTATGGTTGAGGGTTTTGTTGGTTTTGATGTTTTTAGGAGGGGTGTTGTTAATTATCTTAAGAGGTTTTCCTTTTCCAATGCTCAAGGTTCTGATTTTTGGAATTCCATTTCCGAAGTTTCCGGTAGTAATGTTTCAGATATAATGGAGGATTGGATAACAAAACCAGGCTACCCCATCATTTACGTTAAAATAGATGGTAAGTCTATAGAATTTTTACAAAAAAGATTTTCATTAATTGGTGAATATGATACTATATATAAAGTTCCTTTAACATACGAGGTTAACGGTAAATTTGAGAAACTTATATTTGATAGGCGAAATATTAAGATTAATAGTGATGATGAGATTAGAAGTATAAAGGTAAATATTAATAGATCAGGTTTCTATAGAGTTTTATACGATTCTATAAGTTTAGCCTTATCAACTAAACTTAATAGATATGAGGAATTGGGTCTTGTAAATGACTATTGGAATTTCCTTTTAGCATTGCTTGTTAATTTTAAAACATATTATGATATAATTAATATCTTTATTAATACTACAAATCCCTTCGTGACTAGAGAAATTACATCGCAACTTTTAACTTTATATTTGATTGATCCTAAGAAATATTATAAAATTTCAAGAGATTTTCTAGTTAGTCAATACAAGGTATATAAGAATTTAACTGATGATCTAAGTAAGTTAGCCTACTCTGATGTGTTAAAAACCTTATCTTATATTGATGAAGATTTTGCATTAGGTTTATCCAATTTGTTCTCAGAATATGATAAATTAGATAGTAATATTAAAGAAGCTGTAGCTATTGCATATGCTGTAGCTACTGGTGATTTTTCTACTTTAGTAAATAAATATAACTCATATAATTTAGATGAAGAGAAAGGTAAAATATTAAGTGCAATATCTTCTATTCGTGATAAATCAATAGTAGATAAGGTAATTCCATTAATATTTAACAGAACTATAAAGATTCAAGATGCTCCTTTTGTAATCTCGTCACTTCTTAGAAGTCCATACGTTAGAGATGAAGCTTGTAAATATATTAAGGATAATTTCGACCAATTAAAGCAATTTATAAGCACAGCTTATGGAGGACCTTGGGCAATAGGTCGTCTAATAAGGGCTATGGTTATGTGTGGTGTAGATAATCCTAACGAGACCATAAACTTTCTAGAAAAAATAAGGTTTAAAGATATTAGTAGACCAATAAATGAAGTTGAAGAATGGATTAAGATATATTCTAGGGTTAAAGAATTTAATGTAGAATGAGTTTTCTATTATATGTTAAATGTAATAGTTAATGGAAGTCATAGAAAGTCATACAATTTTCCATTCAGATATTTTTTCAGAATAATAATAAAACCTGAAAACTTATATAGAAGACAAGGTACTCATATTGAAATTTTATTAGATACTAGTGAGTCAATGTGGTATAGCGAAATACCACCAGAATACGCTAGTTACGGGACTAATTGTAAAGTTATTGATGGTGGAGAGATTTGCGAATATCCCGAATGGGTTTTTAAATACGTTAAGCCACCAAAAATTCAACAAGCATTAGAGGCGTTAAAGAGAATTTTAGAATATATCCCCGCAGATAATTATGTTAGTATATATACGTTTTCTGATGCAATTAAGCCTTTAGTTATAATGTCTTCTCCATCATATGCTTTATCTCAGTTAAATAATGTTCAGAGAGGTGCTCAAGAAACACACTTGTATAGAGCTTTAAATTTAATTAACGATGCAGATGAAATCATTGTAATAACTGATGGCACTCCCACAGATTCCCCTTTATATGTGAAGAAGTTCAGTGGTAGAGTGATATTTGTAGGAGTTGGCAGATATTATAATGAAAATATTCTTAAAGCTTTGTCAGACCAGACTAACGGTATTTTACATCACGTGGACAATCTAGACGAACTATTTAAAATATTTACTGAATCCGTTAAAGAATATATAGGCGCACAAAAAGTAAAAGTTTTTCTTAGTTCAGAATTTCCAGTTAATTTAATAAATTACTATGACAATCCAATTAATTTAGGTACTTTGGAAGGTTTAGTTAGAATTTATGGATATATAGATCTTCCCCCTAACTTTAATGGAAAATTACTAGAAATTAGAGTAAAATATAATATTTTAAACAAAGAGGAAGAAATAGATAAGGAGTTATATATTACAACTGCAAATAATAAGGACGATTTTATTAAAAATATAGACCAAGATATTATAGCTGAAGGGATATGGTATTATAATTTAAGAAATTTAAGTATATCCAATTTTGATCAAACTATTAAAATTATGCAGAACATTGCAGAAAGTACTAGGAAAATGGATCTTTTAGAATACACTAGGAGATTAGCTGAAAGTAAGGATGATACTAAGAGGCTAAATAGTGAAGTTACGAGAAGATTAAGGGGATAAATTTCTTTTTATCGTTTCTTTTATTTGTGTTGCAGAAGGTCTTTGAATAGGGATTGGATTTAGTGTTTGAAGTATTAGGTTTAATAACCAGCTAGGTACGTTACTAGTCTTTGGCAACAAGGGGATAAAATATTTCTTAGCAACATTCAAATACTGTATAAAATTTCCTCCACGTAAATATTCTTCTATCGCTTTTTCTATAGTCTCGTAATACTCTTTCGGAAAGACGTAAGAATTATATAATAGTCTATAAGCAGTACTACCTAATGCAAATATATCCATTGTAGGTTGGGCACCTTGATTTTTTAGTAACGCCGCCTCTATTTGTTCATAAGGGCAATAATACTCTGTGAAGTCATCCACTTTCTCCCCTATTTTTTTAGCTGAGCCTAGGTCACCTAATTTTATTTTTACGTTTCCTTTTATTAAATTTCTAATTATTTCCACTTCCTCTTTCCCAGGATTTATATTAAAATATATGTTTTGGGGTTTAATATCTAAATGTACATATCCAGAATTATGTATCACTTCTAGTGCCTTTGATACTTCCATCATTATTATTGCAACTATTTTATACCAATTATAAGAATGCTGAATATTGTTTAACAAATCAAGTGCAGTTCCCCCTTCCATATACTCCATAACAATATATGGGGGTTTATTTAAGTATAATAATGAGTCTCCCTTTTGAATCTTAATTATATTTTCAACATTTATCTCACTAATACCATATAATTTTACTACATTTTCACTTTTTGAAGATATTTCTTGCAAATTAATAAATTCCTTTCCTAAATCAAGAATTAAATTGTTGACACTAACTCTAGTCTGTCCGACGTTATTTTTTTCCACTTTTGGAATTTTCATAGCAAAGACCTTATTATCCTTAACTACCTTTAAAACATACGAGTTCCCGCCTATACCTATTACATCAATTACCCTATACTCCCCTATGATTCTTCCAATCCATATCTTAGGGTTCCACTGATTAATAGGGGGTATATTCATAGTTTTTGTAAAGTAAATTGTTAATGTATCATTATTTATTACTCCTCTTTCTGGATTAGGAATATATATGTCATTATTTATTATTACTCTATCAACGTAGAAACTCTCACCATATCTTGCATTAATCTTTACAATTTCAGAAGTAAATGTATACTTATTACCGTCTATTACAATAGTCCACGGTACTTTCTTTGGTAATCCATATACTTTTATTTTAATATTAAAAGTTAAACTTCTCTTACTTCTCCATCCTAATAATTGTAATAAATTTCCAATTTCATAGAAACCTATTAAAAGAGAGTCAGATAAGTTAGGTGGAAGTAATAATATTTTATTAAATATTTTCTGATATAAATAGTAAGAAAGTAAAATTACAGATAAAGATATGGGTATTATAGCATAAACCTTTCTTCTATCGTGATAAGCCTTATAGAGAAAAACTGAGCCTAATAGGTATGCTAAACTAGAAAATAATATATTATACGGTATTGAGGGGAAGAAGAGGGGAAAATATATGGAAAAAGTAAATAAAATTCCTGCCAATGTTGAATATCCAATTGATTCTAAAGAGCCTAAAGCTATTCCGTATAATAAATATCCAAGGAATGGTATTATGATGGAGACAAGTATTCCTGCTTTTGCAATTTTTGCTTTGGTTTCAGCGTTTTTTCCTCTTCTCATTATGATTAACTTATGTCTAAATTAATCTTATATTTTTGGTAAGTTCCTCGATAGGTTGTTATAATCGTAGTTAATCCATTGTAACAAATTTTTGCATACTATTCTGAAAATATCTGATCTACTATCATTAATTACGTTATTGGCCCAAGAAGGCACCCAGCCCATTATATGGGTAGTCATGAAATTTATTTCATCACTAATTGTCTTGAATGGGTTTTTATTTAATTTCCTTAATTCGTACTCCTCTTTAACTAAAAAAGACATAAATGCTAAAATTGTTGATATATGATCTATTTCATGAACGAAGTTTCTATCTAACTTAGTTACTATACCTCTTAATCGATAAAATTTTACTATATCACTATATTTAAAAAGTGCTATTTTCTCACCTAAATTTACGAATATTTGCTTACTTTCTACTGGAGTTAATGGTTTGTTTCCAAAACCAGCAAGAAACAGAGTAGAATATTCTATAAGATAATCTTTCTTTTCTATGCTTTCGAATTTCTTCCTTATTTCTAACGTATCTACATTAGATAATTGCTTTAGTATTTCTCTAAAATTTTCATCTATCTTGTTAATTTTCTCAATCATCTGATTATATTCGTTATCCTCAATTTTATATAAAAAAATTTCTGAGAATAAGTCGTATATATAAAATCTTAATAGAGTTAAATCCATTAATGAAAGTGACATAAAAAGTCACTGACTTGTTTGCGAATTATTTCCTTCAGTATATGTTGAGTTATTTCCTTGAGAACCCAATTGTACTACTCCATTTGCAGTCCAAACATTATAGTATTCTTCTTGAGAAAGTAGTTCTATATCGTTATCTGCCGCATATTCACTTCTCCACGGTAAATAACCGCTAGCTGGTTCTGCTCCAGTCTCTGGACCTAATACGAAACCACCCTTATCTATAAATAGTATATTACCAGGATCTGTGGGGTCTAACCTATTAGCCCATATTCTGGCTTGCACCATACATCCGTGTATGCAAGCTGGTATTCTTTCCTCTGGAGGTAAATTAGGATCATAAATCCTATCAAAGCAATGAGTACATTTTTTAACTACGCCTTCTAATGGATCAAAGAATCTATTTCCGTATGGACATCCGTATATACAATATTTACATCCTATACACTTTGTGTAATCTACCAATACTATTCCGTCCTCTATTCTCTTAAATGTAGCACCTACTGGACATACTGGTACACAAGGTGCATTTAAGCAGTGGAAGCAGTTTATGGGTATATTATATACCTTAGTCTGTGGCCAATTTCCGACTTCTATATAAAGTACTCTAAGCCAGAACATGACGTCTAAGTCTCCATAGGGATTTACATCTGGCAATGGTCCAAACATTCCAGATGTATTCCATTCCTTGCACGACATCTGGCAACCTCCGCATCCAAAGCATTTATTAAGATCTGTTATTATGGCATAATTTACATTAGGAGTGAAGGGTAGTTTATATTGAACGCCTCCTTGATATATGTTTAAGGTTATTTGATTTTGATTACTATTTGAGGACATATCCATCACCTTCATGAAGACATGGGTTCAGATGCGAACCCGTACCTAACTTTATAATTACCAATTACATAACCATTTTGTGCCAAGGAATTAGGAGCGACGAAGCTCCATATAGAGGTATTCTGTATATAGTTTGCATTAAATCTTAGATGTGGTATATCTACTGGCTGAGCGAAGGTAGGAGATGATATGTTTCCTACGCTTATTCTACCACCCATTTGGCTTAATATTACGTCAAGGATGTTTTGATTACTGAAGTCCTTACCCATATAAATGAATGTGTTAGCTGTAACTTGAACTCTATTAGTCGTAGCTTTTCCCACTATTTTTATTCTACTATCGTGCCATGCAGTTTGACCAGTTATTGGATCTAAATTCATTATGGGGAAAGCCTTATCATTTTCTGGAGTCAACTTCCCTCCTCTAGATTGTGGCATATATGCTATATTTGCCCAGTTATTTAATATACTATATTTCACTTGTGGTGACGACTCTGTTTGACTCCTAAATCCTGGTAAAGCTTGTGCAGATACTACCACCCATGCTGAGCCAGGTCTCGTAGCCTCATCTAAAAACGCTATTGCAGTGAGCTGTGTTCTTAATCCACCAGCCCATGGTTCATTTATTGCCTCAAAAGTTACAAAATCACCACTTTCAATTCCCATAGATTTAACGTAAGGATCTTCCTTACTTAACATAACTGGAGTGTAAGGCATTATAGCAGTAAGCCAAGGAACAGTAAACGACCACGAGTGATACATTCTGTCATGTCTTCTGACGAAGAAAGTTAGTGGATACTCACTTAGATTAATTCCATCTGATGTTATTTCGGATTGCCATGTAGGTGGTGGGTAATATCCTCCGAAAGGTTTGTGATAGTCCAGCATATTTTTCTTTAACGCTTGCCCGTAGTTATCATTAGGCGGTATTGATTGGACTAAGAAATTTTGGTTACCCGTGAGTTTATAATAATAATAATATGCTGCATTATAGCCTTTCCATTTACCTGCTGCAGCTAATCTGAACTTTTGTAGATATTCAAGGTATATTTTATGAATCCAGGGTAATCCCACATTTCCATAACCTCCAGGTACAAAAGCTCCCCATCCTCTAAAGTAGAACATATTCACGTTTCTCATATATCTAACTGAAGGCGGTAACACATATACAGCACCACCTTTTCCAACCTTTACTACTCCAGGATTAATATCATCTAGAGTCATTTGTCCATTAGCGTAGTTATTAATAATCATCTGTAGCATAGCTTTTAATAACGGTTGGAATTTAACTGGAATTCTAAAATAGTGTTCTATTCCAGAAGATCTGTTATTAGCAGCTATTTTATATGTTGTAGCAGTAGAGAATTGCTGATTAGATGGTATCTGAGATAATATTTGATTAATTATCGTGCTTTGATCCATACCAGTAGGAACGAACGATGCATAAAGCTTTAGCTGCTGTGGGTTTGGAGAACTAACTCCCTCCTCATTTGCTAAAATATACTCAAAATTGTCTCCATAGCCTGCTAGTAGTGTTCCACTTTTTAGTATATACATACTAGTGGAGATTAAACCAGGTTGACCTTGTATTAATATTTGCTGTCCAGTTAGTGGATCACGTAAATTTATTGGACTAATTAAAGGCAATCCAGTTACTGGATCTTGTTTAGTATAATGTGGATTATTTGAAGGATCTATGGATAAATTAGGATTGGCTTTTTGGTTAGGATACGCTCTAAGTAACCATAAAAGGGTTAATAGGAAATCTCCAGCACTTAATACTGGATATAGTGCAGGCAATGCGGGCCAATTTAATGAATCAGAAGGTCCTTGAGGTAAACTAGTTGGTCTATCAAAAGTAGAGTGAAATCCATAAATTTCAAGGAAGGACAAATCTGGAATTATTAGATCAACAACGTTATTAGTCTCCTGCATAAACAGATCAATACTTATAGTAAATGGTATGTAGTAGTTTCCATTGGGATCCGTTTCTGTAACTTTTTGTAGTAAATCAGTAAGAGTATAAGCATTATTCCAATATGGTGCAGTTATATACCACATCATAGCTTGAATCTGATATGGAATAATTCCTAAATTTGCATACTTATTCATTAAATAAGCCGTATAAGCTACTGCTGAAATAGATCTTTGAGTAGTTAAAGGTATTTCCCAACTATAAGCTCTATCTACTAGTA
The genomic region above belongs to Saccharolobus caldissimus and contains:
- a CDS encoding 4Fe-4S dicluster domain-containing protein, whose product is MSSNSNQNQITLNIYQGGVQYKLPFTPNVNYAIITDLNKCFGCGGCQMSCKEWNTSGMFGPLPDVNPYGDLDVMFWLRVLYIEVGNWPQTKVYNIPINCFHCLNAPCVPVCPVGATFKRIEDGIVLVDYTKCIGCKYCIYGCPYGNRFFDPLEGVVKKCTHCFDRIYDPNLPPEERIPACIHGCMVQARIWANRLDPTDPGNILFIDKGGFVLGPETGAEPASGYLPWRSEYAADNDIELLSQEEYYNVWTANGVVQLGSQGNNSTYTEGNNSQTSQ
- a CDS encoding SIS domain-containing protein, which codes for MHKEIYEEPKAIINTLEELERYVKDIVNVIKKYGRIYVIGSGTSYHASLYFELLFPNSVAIHASEFIKRKISIDNNTLVVAISQSGESKDVIDSVMYAKKLGGKVLGVTNTFNSTLYRLSDERILTKAGEEKAVAATKSYIAQLTAIAYLFSYYIGDEELKKQILNLPSKIYDTFAMEGLYKKYGETLNEKVIVLGSGILYPTALESSLKLRETANLLSEAFPTREFLHGYLQTLDSNTDVIVLGDGSDERQIVKKLTQYSRVIRICESCEISVPNIIDLLKPIIYIIPVQFIAFYKALKKGLNPDKPEKLVKVVKE
- a CDS encoding M1 family metallopeptidase; this translates as MIDLKRYTIFLDFNGFNYNGEEKIELTSDEDRLELDSVDIDIINVKADGNPVKFEVKDEKLIVYSKVSKDIEIKFKGKVAENSILGIYAAPYGEGKYMITTQFEAVYARRFIPCFDHPALKARFKLFVRVDKDLKVISNMPIISVKDEGDKVVYEFDETPKMSTYLLYLGIDEFEEIIDESRKPKIIIATVPGKSSKGYFAMSVARRVIDFYEQYFEIPYQLPKVHLIQVPEFAAGAMENWGAITFRESALLADDSSSVYQRFRVAEVVAHELAHQWFGNLVTLKWWDDLWLNESFATFMAYKSLKDIFPQWDSEGAFIFAETLSALEKDSLSTTHPIEARVRDVFEIEQLFDDISYGKGASVLRMVEGFVGFDVFRRGVVNYLKRFSFSNAQGSDFWNSISEVSGSNVSDIMEDWITKPGYPIIYVKIDGKSIEFLQKRFSLIGEYDTIYKVPLTYEVNGKFEKLIFDRRNIKINSDDEIRSIKVNINRSGFYRVLYDSISLALSTKLNRYEELGLVNDYWNFLLALLVNFKTYYDIINIFINTTNPFVTREITSQLLTLYLIDPKKYYKISRDFLVSQYKVYKNLTDDLSKLAYSDVLKTLSYIDEDFALGLSNLFSEYDKLDSNIKEAVAIAYAVATGDFSTLVNKYNSYNLDEEKGKILSAISSIRDKSIVDKVIPLIFNRTIKIQDAPFVISSLLRSPYVRDEACKYIKDNFDQLKQFISTAYGGPWAIGRLIRAMVMCGVDNPNETINFLEKIRFKDISRPINEVEEWIKIYSRVKEFNVE
- a CDS encoding ABC transporter ATP-binding protein, with translation MTLMQLKNVSVIFEDREGILRKKKFYALKDISLNINEDDLITVIGESGAGKTTLGRIIVGLQKPTKGNVIYKGYDIWKEKRKIYSTYRREVQLIPQDPYSTLPFNKTVEEILSAPILRWEKLSKNELKERMIRLLQLVKLVPPEEFLTKYPHQLSGGQKQRLNIARSLAVNPKLVVADEPVTMVDASLRIGILNTLAEIKNKLGLSMVFITHDIPIARYFYHLINRGNTIVMFAGRIVEEGDLEEILSEPLHPYTKDLIKITPSIDNLHREEEVKINYSRVEKGCPYRLRCPFAMPICSQNEPSLEQYTHKVACYLYGKKQ
- a CDS encoding protein kinase domain-containing protein, with protein sequence MRRGKNAETKAKIAKAGILVSIIIPFLGYLLYGIALGSLESIGYSTLAGILFTFSIYFPLFFPSIPYNILFSSLAYLLGSVFLYKAYHDRRKVYAIIPISLSVILLSYYLYQKIFNKILLLPPNLSDSLLIGFYEIGNLLQLLGWRSKRSLTFNIKIKVYGLPKKVPWTIVIDGNKYTFTSEIVKINARYGESFYVDRVIINNDIYIPNPERGVINNDTLTIYFTKTMNIPPINQWNPKIWIGRIIGEYRVIDVIGIGGNSYVLKVVKDNKVFAMKIPKVEKNNVGQTRVSVNNLILDLGKEFINLQEISSKSENVVKLYGISEINVENIIKIQKGDSLLYLNKPPYIVMEYMEGGTALDLLNNIQHSYNWYKIVAIIMMEVSKALEVIHNSGYVHLDIKPQNIYFNINPGKEEVEIIRNLIKGNVKIKLGDLGSAKKIGEKVDDFTEYYCPYEQIEAALLKNQGAQPTMDIFALGSTAYRLLYNSYVFPKEYYETIEKAIEEYLRGGNFIQYLNVAKKYFIPLLPKTSNVPSWLLNLILQTLNPIPIQRPSATQIKETIKRNLSP
- a CDS encoding TorD/DmsD family molecular chaperone, with the protein product MSLSLMDLTLLRFYIYDLFSEIFLYKIEDNEYNQMIEKINKIDENFREILKQLSNVDTLEIRKKFESIEKKDYLIEYSTLFLAGFGNKPLTPVESKQIFVNLGEKIALFKYSDIVKFYRLRGIVTKLDRNFVHEIDHISTILAFMSFLVKEEYELRKLNKNPFKTISDEINFMTTHIMGWVPSWANNVINDSRSDIFRIVCKNLLQWINYDYNNLSRNLPKI
- a CDS encoding ABC transporter ATP-binding protein, whose amino-acid sequence is MILEVRNLSVVYDDGKKIIKAVNDVNFNVERGEILGIIGESGSGKTTLIHSIIRAIKPPGKISSGKIFYEGRNLLSLNENEFKEILWKEISFVPQASQNTLNPVLTIYKTFYYIAESHGKSDEKEVKERASELLKLVGLDPKRVLNMYPFQLSGGMKQRVMIALSLLLNPKLILMDEPTSALDMLNQQLILKLIKDINREFQVTIIYVTHDILNVAQIANRLLVMYKGYVMEEGKTEEVLKNPLNPYTYLLINSIPSLKGEIKAINVPEDEGIYNKGCPFLGRCSKSFNKCEELPEMRRIGSRSVRCHLYDSNAT